A region of Piscinibacter gummiphilus DNA encodes the following proteins:
- a CDS encoding tautomerase family protein has translation MPYLHIQLSGEPDDTLAARVAEHATDLTARLLGKDPALTAVVVDFIPARRWFIAKAPLSASGERSYHWLVTITDETNTKAEKAAYLAAVHETMGGLLGGVADHSYVQMADVRAAAYGYGGVTQERRYQRP, from the coding sequence ATGCCCTACCTGCACATCCAGCTGTCCGGCGAACCCGACGACACCCTCGCCGCGCGCGTGGCCGAACACGCGACCGACCTCACCGCCCGCCTGCTCGGCAAGGACCCGGCGCTCACCGCGGTGGTGGTCGACTTCATCCCCGCCCGCCGCTGGTTCATCGCGAAGGCGCCGCTGTCGGCCTCGGGCGAACGCAGCTACCACTGGCTCGTGACCATCACCGACGAGACCAACACGAAGGCCGAGAAGGCCGCCTACCTCGCCGCGGTGCACGAGACCATGGGCGGCCTGCTGGGCGGCGTGGCCGACCACTCGTACGTCCAGATGGCCGACGTGCGGGCCGCGGCCTACGGCTACGGCGGCGTGACGCAGGAGCGGCGGTACCAGCGGCCCTGA
- a CDS encoding LysR family transcriptional regulator, which produces MNDLDPLWLRSFAAIARHGSVTAAAREVHRTQSAVSTHLRQLESSLGVALATRSTRALALTPEGERFLPHAKQLLALQDAARAAVTGAAPPRPWRIGISEYFLPAHLSGLMDLLHEHTQPARIELLWSSSQSLRALWAAGEMDLAVITSNEPLPGARLLRREPLSWVAAPRFTVPRDDAVPLVLLGPGCPVREIALQSLQRNGRPHHVQLSCSGSHGAVAAIRAGWGLGCLNESAIPGDLVRPRGWTSPGKLSFYLQARPGLEATATALKRWAGSTLAG; this is translated from the coding sequence ATGAATGACCTCGACCCCCTGTGGCTGCGCAGCTTCGCCGCCATCGCCCGGCATGGCTCGGTGACGGCGGCGGCGCGCGAAGTCCACCGCACGCAGTCGGCCGTCAGCACGCACCTGCGCCAGCTCGAATCGTCGCTGGGCGTGGCCCTCGCCACGCGCAGCACGCGCGCGCTCGCGCTGACGCCCGAGGGCGAACGTTTCCTGCCGCACGCGAAGCAGCTGCTCGCGCTGCAGGACGCGGCACGCGCCGCGGTGACCGGCGCCGCACCACCGCGGCCCTGGCGCATCGGCATCAGCGAGTACTTCCTGCCCGCGCACCTGTCCGGGCTGATGGACCTGCTGCACGAGCACACGCAGCCGGCGCGCATCGAGCTGCTGTGGTCGAGTTCGCAGTCGCTGCGCGCGCTGTGGGCCGCGGGCGAGATGGACCTGGCCGTGATCACCAGCAACGAACCGCTGCCCGGCGCCCGGCTGCTGCGGCGCGAGCCGCTGTCGTGGGTGGCCGCGCCGCGTTTCACCGTGCCGCGCGACGACGCCGTGCCGCTCGTGCTGCTGGGGCCGGGCTGCCCGGTGCGCGAGATCGCGTTGCAGTCCCTGCAGCGCAACGGCCGGCCGCACCACGTGCAGCTGAGCTGTTCGGGCAGCCATGGCGCCGTGGCCGCGATCCGGGCGGGCTGGGGCCTCGGGTGCCTGAACGAATCGGCCATCCCCGGCGACCTGGTGCGCCCGCGGGGCTGGACGTCGCCGGGCAAGCTCTCGTTCTACCTGCAGGCGCGGCCCGGCCTGGAGGCCACGGCCACCGCGTTGAAGCGATGGGCCGGGTCTACACTTGCCGGATGA
- the proC gene encoding pyrroline-5-carboxylate reductase — MNTIAFIGGGNMASAVIGGLLKSGRSPADILVLEPNADQRSVLQRDLGVITLEAPGSVLQRADVAVWAVKPQVFKEAAAPVAQHLGKALQFSVMAGIRSDAIVAALGTERVIRAMPNTPALIGQGIAGLYARPAVTPQERKNADKLLAPTGRTVWVDQEGDLDAVTALSGSGPAYVFYFVEAMVQAAEEMGLTAEQGKQLALATFSGASSLAQASSEPPSVLRERVTSKGGTTYAALTSMESSGVKAAFVKAMKAAQRRAGELGNEFG, encoded by the coding sequence ATGAACACGATCGCATTCATTGGCGGTGGCAACATGGCCAGCGCCGTCATCGGCGGGCTGCTCAAGAGCGGCCGCTCCCCCGCGGACATCCTCGTGCTGGAGCCGAATGCCGACCAGCGGTCGGTGCTGCAGCGCGACCTGGGCGTGATCACGCTCGAAGCGCCGGGGTCGGTGCTGCAGCGGGCCGACGTCGCCGTCTGGGCCGTCAAGCCCCAGGTCTTCAAGGAGGCCGCGGCCCCGGTCGCCCAGCACCTCGGCAAGGCCCTGCAGTTCAGCGTGATGGCCGGCATCCGCAGCGACGCCATCGTGGCCGCGCTCGGCACCGAACGCGTGATCCGCGCGATGCCCAACACGCCCGCGCTGATCGGCCAGGGCATCGCGGGCCTGTACGCCCGGCCCGCCGTGACCCCGCAGGAGCGCAAGAACGCAGACAAGCTGCTGGCCCCCACCGGCCGCACCGTCTGGGTGGACCAGGAAGGCGACCTCGACGCCGTCACGGCGCTGTCGGGCTCCGGCCCCGCCTACGTCTTCTACTTCGTCGAGGCCATGGTGCAGGCCGCGGAAGAGATGGGCCTCACGGCCGAGCAGGGCAAGCAGCTCGCGCTCGCCACGTTCTCGGGTGCCTCGTCGCTGGCCCAGGCCTCGAGCGAACCCCCGTCGGTGCTGCGCGAACGCGTGACGTCCAAGGGTGGCACCACGTACGCCGCGCTCACGTCGATGGAATCGAGCGGCGTGAAGGCCGCGTTCGTGAAGGCGATGAAGGCGGCTCAGCGCCGCGCCGGCGAACTGGGCAACGAGTTCGGCTGA
- a CDS encoding GGDEF domain-containing protein encodes MLFSRSPAAGHLASIAFRGRSYWQVLTRVAPVAGAIHGTFALLFQGMGASRLALGNLAFTALWGVIYGLLRGRHNRLAVLLLWVAIPGHSLLATLVLGWDSGFHYYVLLMVPVMFVSPGRQNTTRVLLGTLLAVFYVALDISARRTVPLEPIAAGALDWVRFFNMASTFFVLGYLAHVYFGVVGVAEGHLRALATTDSLTGLANRRRILDVANYEIQRGRREGTPLSFVLGDVDHFKRINDGRGHETGDQVLMAMAGVLRSVVRERDTVARWGGEEFLVVLPETGLEEAMRVSERARLAMENGVWPDDRPVTMTLGVSQWRPDETLAEAVARADEALYRGKHAGRNRSVLERPAVQPNSLPSSPARR; translated from the coding sequence ATGCTCTTCTCGCGTTCGCCGGCTGCCGGCCACCTTGCCTCCATCGCTTTCCGAGGCCGTTCGTACTGGCAGGTGCTGACACGTGTCGCCCCGGTGGCCGGGGCGATCCACGGCACCTTCGCGCTGCTGTTCCAGGGCATGGGCGCTTCGCGCCTCGCCCTCGGCAACCTCGCCTTCACCGCGCTGTGGGGCGTGATCTACGGCCTGCTGCGCGGTCGGCACAACCGCCTCGCGGTGCTGCTGCTCTGGGTCGCCATTCCGGGCCATTCGCTGCTGGCCACCCTCGTGCTGGGCTGGGACAGCGGCTTCCACTACTACGTGCTGCTGATGGTCCCGGTGATGTTCGTGAGCCCCGGGCGGCAGAACACCACCCGCGTGCTGCTCGGCACGCTGCTGGCGGTGTTCTACGTGGCCCTCGACATCTCCGCGCGGCGCACGGTGCCGCTGGAGCCCATCGCCGCGGGCGCGCTCGACTGGGTGCGCTTCTTCAACATGGCCAGCACCTTTTTCGTGCTGGGCTACCTCGCCCACGTGTACTTCGGCGTGGTGGGCGTCGCGGAAGGCCACCTGCGCGCGCTCGCCACCACGGACTCGCTGACGGGGCTCGCCAACCGCCGGCGCATCCTCGACGTCGCGAACTACGAGATCCAGCGCGGGCGCCGGGAAGGCACGCCGCTGTCGTTCGTGCTGGGCGACGTGGACCACTTCAAGCGCATCAACGACGGCCGCGGCCACGAGACCGGCGACCAGGTGCTGATGGCGATGGCCGGCGTGCTGCGCTCGGTGGTGCGCGAGCGCGACACCGTGGCCCGCTGGGGCGGCGAGGAGTTCCTCGTCGTGCTGCCCGAGACGGGCCTGGAGGAGGCGATGCGTGTGTCCGAACGCGCGCGGCTGGCCATGGAAAACGGCGTGTGGCCCGACGACCGGCCCGTCACGATGACCCTGGGCGTGAGCCAGTGGCGCCCCGACGAGACCCTGGCCGAGGCCGTGGCCCGCGCCGACGAGGCGCTGTACCGCGGCAAGCACGCGGGCCGCAACCGCAGCGTGCTCGAGCGGCCCGCGGTTCAGCCGAACTCGTTGCCCAGTTCGCCGGCGCGGCGCTGA
- the ubiA gene encoding 4-hydroxybenzoate octaprenyltransferase, with translation MSMTAPAPTPAPSRLSLYLNLIRWDRPAGTYLLLWPTLAALWIAAGGFPGLHLVAVFTLGTFLMRSAGCAVNDVADRDFDKHVKRTAQRPVTSGLVSTREALVFGAALALVAFALVLTTNGLTIAMSFAALAISIFYPFTKRFLSMPQAVLGVAFSFGIPMAYAAVRGEVPAEAWWLLLGNLFWVLAYDTEYAMVDRDDDLKIGIKTSAITLGRFDVIGVTSFYVIALAIWGWTGWRAGLGAWALAGLAGAAAQVVWHWSLIRERRRDGCFRAFTRNHWLGFSVFVGVLADLAFR, from the coding sequence ATGAGCATGACCGCCCCTGCCCCCACCCCCGCGCCGTCCCGCCTGTCGCTGTACCTGAACCTGATTCGCTGGGACCGTCCGGCGGGCACCTACCTGCTGCTGTGGCCCACGCTCGCGGCGCTGTGGATCGCCGCCGGCGGCTTTCCCGGCCTGCACCTGGTGGCCGTGTTCACGCTCGGCACCTTCCTGATGCGCAGCGCCGGCTGCGCGGTGAACGACGTGGCCGACCGCGACTTCGACAAACACGTCAAGCGCACGGCCCAGCGGCCCGTGACGAGCGGGCTCGTCAGCACGCGCGAGGCGCTCGTGTTCGGCGCCGCGCTGGCGCTGGTGGCCTTCGCGCTCGTGCTCACCACGAACGGGCTCACCATCGCGATGAGCTTCGCCGCACTGGCCATCAGCATCTTCTACCCGTTCACGAAGCGGTTCCTGTCGATGCCGCAGGCGGTGCTGGGCGTGGCGTTCAGCTTCGGCATCCCGATGGCCTATGCGGCCGTGCGCGGCGAGGTGCCGGCCGAGGCCTGGTGGCTGCTGCTCGGCAACCTGTTCTGGGTGCTGGCCTACGACACCGAATACGCGATGGTCGACCGCGACGACGACCTGAAGATCGGCATCAAGACCTCGGCCATCACGCTCGGCCGCTTCGACGTGATCGGTGTCACGTCCTTCTACGTGATCGCGCTCGCGATCTGGGGCTGGACCGGCTGGCGCGCCGGCCTGGGCGCCTGGGCGCTGGCGGGGCTCGCGGGGGCCGCCGCGCAGGTCGTCTGGCACTGGTCGCTGATCCGGGAACGCCGTCGCGATGGGTGTTTCCGGGCGTTCACCCGCAACCACTGGCTGGGTTTTTCGGTGTTTGTAGGCGTGTTGGCGGACTTGGCCTTCCGCTGA
- a CDS encoding peptide chain release factor 3 — translation MSTELTPQVRRRRTFAIISHPDAGKTTLTEKLLLFSGAIQIAGSVKARKASRHATSDWMEIEKQRGISVASSVMQMEYRDCVINLLDTPGHQDFSEDTYRVLTAVDAALMVIDAANGVEPQTRRLLQVCRARNTPILTFVNKMDREVQEPLALMDEIERELGMEVVPFTWPVGMGKSFHGVMDLREERMRVFTPGEDRNHNDDEILDGLDNPAYAERFGMPYEQAQGEIELLTDAAPAFDSEAFLTGRQTPMFFGSAVNNFGVREVLDALVDLAPAPGARASLQREVAPDEKKFTGVVFKIQANMDPAHRDRIAFVRVASGHFERGMRLKVVRSGKELRPNTVVSFLSQRRELLDEAFAGDIIGIPNHGVLQLGDTLTEGESLQFTGLPFFAPEMFRTVEVADPLRSKQLRAGLTQLGEEGAIQVFRPVASSMLLLGAVGQLQFEVVAHRLEHEYGVKARIMPSRFQVARWVTCDEADGGDKELKRFIDGNSHRVAYDAVDAPTVLVEYAPELRAIEANWPKIKFHALREHAGLVFQRQLEG, via the coding sequence ATGTCGACCGAACTCACGCCCCAGGTGCGCCGCCGCCGCACCTTCGCCATCATCTCCCACCCTGACGCGGGCAAGACCACGCTCACGGAGAAGCTGCTGCTGTTCTCGGGCGCGATCCAGATCGCCGGCAGCGTGAAGGCGCGCAAGGCGTCGCGCCACGCCACGTCCGACTGGATGGAGATCGAGAAGCAGCGCGGCATCTCGGTGGCGTCCAGCGTGATGCAGATGGAGTACCGCGACTGCGTCATCAACCTCCTCGACACCCCGGGCCACCAGGACTTCTCGGAAGACACCTACCGCGTGCTGACGGCGGTCGACGCGGCGCTGATGGTGATCGACGCGGCCAACGGCGTGGAGCCGCAGACGCGGCGCCTGCTGCAGGTCTGCCGGGCGCGCAACACCCCCATCCTCACGTTCGTCAACAAGATGGACCGCGAGGTGCAGGAGCCGCTGGCGCTGATGGACGAGATCGAGCGCGAACTGGGCATGGAAGTCGTGCCGTTCACGTGGCCGGTGGGCATGGGCAAGTCCTTCCACGGCGTGATGGACCTGCGCGAGGAGCGCATGCGCGTGTTCACGCCGGGCGAAGACCGCAACCACAACGACGACGAGATCCTCGACGGCCTGGACAACCCGGCCTACGCCGAACGGTTCGGCATGCCGTACGAGCAGGCCCAGGGCGAGATCGAGCTGCTGACCGACGCCGCCCCGGCCTTCGACAGCGAGGCATTCCTGACCGGCCGCCAGACGCCCATGTTCTTCGGTTCGGCCGTCAACAACTTCGGCGTGCGCGAGGTGCTCGACGCGCTGGTCGACCTGGCGCCCGCGCCGGGCGCGCGCGCGTCGCTGCAGCGTGAGGTGGCACCCGACGAAAAGAAGTTCACCGGTGTCGTCTTCAAGATCCAGGCGAACATGGACCCCGCGCACCGCGACCGCATCGCGTTCGTGCGCGTGGCCAGCGGCCACTTCGAGCGTGGCATGCGCCTGAAGGTGGTGCGGTCGGGCAAGGAGCTGCGGCCCAACACCGTGGTGAGCTTCCTCAGCCAGCGCCGCGAGCTGCTCGACGAGGCCTTCGCCGGCGACATCATCGGCATCCCGAACCACGGCGTGCTGCAGCTCGGCGACACGCTGACCGAGGGCGAGTCGCTGCAGTTCACCGGCCTGCCCTTCTTCGCGCCGGAAATGTTCCGCACCGTCGAGGTGGCCGACCCGCTGCGCAGCAAGCAGCTGCGCGCCGGCCTCACGCAGCTGGGCGAGGAAGGTGCGATCCAGGTGTTCCGCCCCGTCGCCAGCTCGATGCTGCTGCTGGGCGCGGTCGGCCAACTGCAGTTCGAGGTGGTGGCCCACCGCCTGGAGCACGAGTACGGCGTCAAGGCCCGCATCATGCCCAGCCGCTTCCAGGTGGCCCGCTGGGTGACCTGCGACGAGGCCGATGGCGGCGACAAGGAACTCAAGCGCTTCATCGACGGCAACTCGCATCGCGTGGCCTACGACGCGGTGGACGCGCCCACGGTGCTGGTCGAGTACGCGCCGGAACTGCGTGCCATCGAGGCCAACTGGCCGAAGATCAAGTTCCACGCGCTGCGCGAGCACGCGGGCCTGGTGTTCCAGCGTCAGCTGGAAGGCTGA
- a CDS encoding AMP-binding protein produces MNRVPDDQLFSRRRFPVLGARGRAMLRHLVDHPNAPVFRDLSGHRLNWLDVWRARWRHWQVMTAQTHWPVDAADPPPWADEWVRRLAATVPAAKGLAGRPWAGIPLVSRADLACALHLHTPAALPVDRVICFSTSGTTGHPLKVPSLPCVAADYQAFHARALRHFGVELQAGAGRVGIVLAGFQKRCFTYVSVNPLRGECGLAKLNLHPGDWNDPADRAKYLDAMAPELISGDPISLAELARLGLAHRPRALLSTSMALHDGLRRALEWQFRCPVLDLYSMNEAGPIGVFDPAVDGFVLLQPHLHVEIVDEDGRPQPYGTTGEIVLSGGFNPCLPLLRYRTGDRARLEMSPRGPVLRGLVGRSPVRYRSPDGHWVNNVELSQALAPFPLARFAFHQQADGAFVLRVDGAEPLDELAPRLRDAVEERFGEALPLTIEPLEADDKLRQYTSDLPGHAPHADA; encoded by the coding sequence ATGAACCGCGTCCCGGACGACCAGCTGTTCTCCCGGCGCCGCTTCCCGGTGCTGGGCGCGCGCGGCCGCGCGATGCTGCGCCACCTCGTCGACCACCCGAACGCCCCGGTCTTCCGCGACCTCAGCGGCCACCGCCTGAACTGGCTGGACGTCTGGCGCGCGCGGTGGCGCCACTGGCAGGTGATGACGGCGCAGACCCACTGGCCGGTGGACGCGGCCGACCCGCCGCCCTGGGCCGACGAGTGGGTGCGCCGGCTGGCCGCCACCGTGCCTGCCGCCAAGGGCCTCGCGGGCCGGCCGTGGGCCGGGATTCCGCTCGTCTCGCGGGCCGACCTGGCCTGCGCGCTGCACCTGCACACGCCCGCCGCGCTGCCGGTCGACCGGGTCATCTGTTTCTCCACCAGCGGCACCACCGGCCACCCGCTGAAGGTGCCGTCGCTGCCCTGCGTGGCGGCCGACTACCAGGCCTTCCACGCCCGGGCGCTGCGCCACTTCGGCGTCGAGCTGCAGGCCGGCGCGGGGCGGGTGGGCATCGTGCTGGCCGGGTTCCAGAAGCGCTGCTTCACCTACGTGTCGGTGAACCCGCTGCGCGGCGAATGCGGCCTCGCGAAGCTGAACCTTCACCCCGGCGACTGGAACGACCCGGCCGACCGCGCGAAGTACCTCGACGCGATGGCACCCGAGCTGATCTCGGGCGACCCGATCTCGCTCGCCGAACTGGCCCGCCTGGGCCTCGCCCACCGGCCGCGGGCGCTGCTGTCCACGTCGATGGCGCTGCACGACGGCCTGCGCCGCGCGCTCGAATGGCAGTTCCGCTGCCCGGTGCTCGACCTGTACTCGATGAACGAGGCCGGCCCCATCGGCGTGTTCGACCCGGCGGTGGACGGCTTCGTGCTGTTGCAACCGCACCTGCACGTCGAGATCGTCGACGAGGACGGCCGGCCCCAGCCCTACGGCACCACCGGCGAGATCGTGCTGAGCGGCGGCTTCAACCCCTGCCTGCCGCTGCTGCGCTACCGCACCGGCGACCGCGCGCGGCTCGAGATGAGCCCGCGCGGCCCCGTGCTGCGCGGGCTCGTGGGCCGCTCGCCGGTGCGCTACCGGTCGCCCGACGGGCACTGGGTCAACAACGTCGAGCTGAGCCAGGCGCTGGCGCCGTTCCCCCTTGCGCGGTTCGCGTTCCACCAGCAGGCCGACGGGGCCTTCGTGCTGCGCGTGGACGGCGCCGAACCGCTCGACGAACTCGCCCCGCGCCTGCGCGACGCGGTCGAGGAACGGTTCGGCGAGGCGCTGCCGTTGACGATCGAACCGCTGGAGGCCGACGACAAGCTGCGCCAGTACACGAGCGACCTGCCCGGGCACGCCCCGCATGCCGATGCTTGA
- the pnuC gene encoding nicotinamide riboside transporter PnuC gives MPMLELAANAAATLSIGLAAFNHVLTWPVGIAGCVLFAFVFHGSQLYADALLQLFFIATSAAGWWLWRRGGEEVPVSRSAPRSLVLMAGAAVAVTAAYGLLLHRFTDAYAPFADSAVLAFSVVAQLLLMRRRLETWGFWLLVNTVSVPLFASRGLTLTAGLYAVYWFNAWFGAWRWWREWQRGRAAR, from the coding sequence ATGCCGATGCTTGAGCTGGCCGCGAACGCCGCGGCGACGCTGTCGATCGGCCTGGCGGCCTTCAACCACGTGCTGACCTGGCCCGTGGGCATCGCGGGCTGCGTGCTCTTCGCGTTCGTCTTCCACGGCTCGCAGCTCTACGCCGATGCGCTGCTGCAGCTGTTCTTCATCGCGACCAGCGCAGCCGGATGGTGGCTCTGGCGACGCGGTGGCGAGGAGGTCCCCGTCTCGCGGTCCGCGCCCCGCAGCCTCGTGCTGATGGCCGGCGCGGCGGTGGCGGTCACGGCGGCCTACGGCCTGCTGCTGCACCGCTTCACCGACGCCTACGCCCCGTTCGCCGATTCGGCCGTGCTGGCCTTCAGCGTGGTCGCGCAGTTGCTGCTGATGCGGCGCCGCCTGGAGACCTGGGGCTTCTGGCTGCTGGTCAACACGGTGTCGGTGCCGCTGTTCGCGTCCCGCGGGCTGACGCTCACGGCCGGCCTCTACGCGGTCTACTGGTTCAACGCATGGTTCGGGGCCTGGCGCTGGTGGCGCGAATGGCAACGGGGGCGGGCCGCCCGATGA
- a CDS encoding AAA family ATPase, which produces MKPYRLGLVIGKFAPLHLGHLALIDHASCLSDRVLVLSWSNPELPGCGPDLRRRWLAECCPQHEVVVFDGAGAPPNDAPGVQHQQHLAGLLRQLDRRPDAMFASEPYVFPCAAVLAEAQGQPVRPEMFDPRRLQVPVSGTRVRERPGEMLRWLPPAVRADFVPRVVLLGGESTGKTTLAAALAARFGGAPVAEYGRERWEAQGGHLDEADLLAIAREQVRREDLAARSADPVLVCDTSPLTTFGYAHWSHGRAAPALAGLAARRYTLSVLCGDEIPFDQDGTRRDADFRARQQAWYRDQLAARGDRHLEVHGSVAARVEEVVRALAAR; this is translated from the coding sequence ATGAAGCCCTATCGCCTCGGCCTCGTCATCGGCAAGTTCGCGCCGCTGCACCTCGGGCACCTCGCGCTGATCGACCACGCCAGCTGCCTCAGCGACCGGGTGCTGGTGCTCAGCTGGTCCAACCCCGAGCTGCCGGGCTGCGGGCCGGACCTGCGGCGGCGCTGGCTCGCGGAATGCTGCCCGCAGCACGAGGTGGTCGTGTTCGACGGCGCCGGCGCGCCGCCGAACGACGCGCCCGGCGTCCAGCACCAGCAGCACCTCGCCGGGCTGTTGCGGCAGCTGGACCGCCGTCCCGACGCGATGTTCGCGAGCGAACCATACGTGTTCCCGTGCGCCGCGGTGCTGGCGGAGGCACAGGGCCAGCCGGTGCGGCCGGAGATGTTCGACCCGCGGCGACTGCAGGTGCCCGTCAGTGGCACCCGGGTGCGGGAGCGGCCGGGCGAGATGCTCCGGTGGCTGCCGCCTGCCGTCCGCGCGGACTTCGTCCCGCGGGTCGTGCTGCTGGGCGGGGAGTCGACCGGCAAGACGACGCTGGCCGCGGCCCTCGCCGCGCGGTTCGGCGGGGCGCCGGTCGCCGAGTACGGCCGCGAACGGTGGGAGGCCCAGGGCGGGCACCTGGACGAGGCCGACCTGCTCGCGATCGCCCGCGAACAGGTCCGCCGCGAGGACCTCGCCGCCCGGTCGGCCGATCCGGTGCTCGTGTGCGACACGTCCCCGCTCACGACGTTCGGCTACGCCCACTGGTCCCACGGTCGGGCCGCCCCGGCACTGGCCGGGTTGGCCGCGCGCCGCTACACGCTGTCGGTGCTGTGCGGCGACGAGATCCCGTTCGACCAGGACGGCACTCGGCGGGACGCCGATTTCCGCGCCCGCCAGCAGGCCTGGTACCGGGACCAACTGGCCGCGCGGGGCGACCGGCACCTCGAGGTGCACGGATCGGTCGCGGCCCGCGTTGAGGAAGTCGTGCGCGCACTCGCCGCGCGCTGA
- a CDS encoding NRAMP family divalent metal transporter yields the protein MQKHIEKLQIRRRLGQLGPGLITGAADDDPSGIATYSQAGAQFGFSMLWTMVFTLPLMVAIQVVSARIGYVTRRGLAANIKDRFPAWVLFGVVGLLLVANTLNLAADIAAMAEALRLLVGGSAHVYAVTFGLACLVLQVFLPYATYVRWLKWLTLALLSYVAVAFSLRLDWWHVAGSIVHPQLPAGNEMLLMVVALFGTTISPYLFFWQASQEVEDAGGTAPHTPSEVRGHLRRIKADTVIGMTFSNLIAFFIILTTAATLHASGVHDIQTSAQAADALRPLAGEFAYLLFSLGIIGTGMLAVPVLAGSAAYAVAEAAGWHGSLNLRLDKGEGRGFYGVIAAATIGGVILCFTPTDPVKELFWSAVLNGVIAVPIMVVMMLLATRRDTMGEHVIGRRLRAMGWLATAAMAATVAAMFATL from the coding sequence ATGCAGAAACACATCGAGAAGCTCCAGATCCGCCGCCGCCTCGGCCAGCTGGGCCCCGGCCTCATCACGGGTGCCGCCGACGACGACCCGAGCGGCATCGCCACCTACTCGCAGGCCGGCGCGCAGTTCGGCTTCTCGATGCTGTGGACCATGGTGTTCACGCTGCCGCTGATGGTCGCCATCCAGGTGGTCAGCGCCCGCATCGGCTACGTCACCCGGCGCGGTCTCGCCGCCAACATCAAGGACCGTTTCCCCGCCTGGGTGCTGTTCGGCGTGGTGGGCCTGCTGCTCGTGGCCAACACGCTGAACCTCGCGGCCGACATCGCCGCGATGGCCGAGGCGCTGCGGCTGCTGGTGGGCGGTTCGGCCCACGTGTACGCGGTGACCTTCGGCCTCGCCTGCCTCGTGCTGCAGGTGTTCCTGCCGTACGCCACCTACGTGCGCTGGCTCAAGTGGCTGACCCTCGCGCTGCTGTCGTACGTGGCGGTGGCCTTCTCGTTGCGCCTGGACTGGTGGCACGTGGCCGGGTCCATCGTGCACCCGCAACTGCCGGCCGGCAACGAGATGCTGCTGATGGTCGTGGCCCTCTTCGGCACCACGATCAGCCCCTACCTGTTCTTCTGGCAGGCCTCGCAGGAGGTGGAGGACGCGGGCGGCACCGCGCCGCACACGCCCAGCGAGGTGCGCGGGCACCTGCGGCGCATCAAGGCCGACACCGTGATCGGCATGACCTTCTCGAACCTGATCGCGTTTTTCATCATCCTGACCACGGCCGCGACGCTGCACGCGTCCGGCGTGCACGACATCCAGACCTCCGCCCAGGCCGCCGACGCGCTGCGGCCGCTGGCCGGCGAGTTCGCCTACCTGCTGTTCAGCCTGGGCATCATCGGCACAGGCATGCTCGCGGTGCCGGTGCTCGCCGGTTCGGCGGCGTACGCCGTGGCCGAGGCCGCCGGCTGGCACGGCAGCCTGAACCTGCGGCTCGACAAGGGCGAGGGGCGGGGCTTCTACGGCGTGATCGCCGCGGCCACGATCGGCGGCGTGATCCTGTGCTTCACGCCCACCGACCCGGTCAAGGAGCTGTTCTGGTCGGCCGTGCTCAACGGCGTGATCGCCGTGCCCATCATGGTGGTGATGATGCTGCTGGCCACCCGCCGCGACACGATGGGCGAACACGTGATCGGCCGCCGCCTGCGCGCGATGGGCTGGCTGGCCACCGCGGCCATGGCCGCCACCGTGGCGGCGATGTTCGCCACGCTCTGA
- a CDS encoding DUF3297 family protein, producing the protein MNEDKPALPDRLSVDPRSPHHVAAVFQHEVGIRLNGKERHDVEEYCISEGWVKVPAGRALDRKGQPLMMKVKGTVEAFYR; encoded by the coding sequence ATGAACGAAGACAAACCCGCACTGCCCGACCGCCTGTCGGTCGACCCGCGCAGCCCCCACCACGTCGCCGCCGTGTTCCAGCACGAGGTGGGCATCCGACTGAACGGCAAGGAACGCCACGACGTCGAGGAATACTGCATCAGCGAAGGCTGGGTGAAGGTCCCCGCCGGCCGCGCCCTCGACCGCAAGGGCCAGCCGCTGATGATGAAGGTCAAGGGCACGGTCGAGGCGTTCTACCGCTGA